CGAGCACGCCGTCGAGATCGTCTGGCGGCAGGTGGATCAGGGAGTACCACGCCAGGATGCCGGCGATGGAACGGTCGGGGGCGGGGAGCTGGTGCATCGAGCCGAGCGCGTAGCGGCCGTCGGGGTGTGTGACGCGGGCGTGGTCGATGAACTCGGGCACCAGGTCGAGACCGGTCGCGTCGACCTCCAGCGAGCGCAGGTGTGCGGTGAGGTGCCCGGGCCCGCAGCCCACGTCGAGCACGGCGCCGG
The genomic region above belongs to Acidimicrobiales bacterium and contains:
- a CDS encoding class I SAM-dependent methyltransferase, which codes for GAVLDVGCGPGHLTAHLRSLEVDATGLDLVPEFIDHARVTHPDGRYALGSMHQLPAPDRSIAGILAWYSLIHLPPDDLDGVLAELRRAMAPAGTLVVGFFDGDEVVAFEHKVTTAYYWPADAFAERLRQAGFTEIERQRRPGVAEPGHRPHAAIAAIAT